A genome region from Mesorhizobium sp. B2-1-8 includes the following:
- a CDS encoding DUF1772 domain-containing protein gives MRIHGFLLFWSVLTATIAALSLGPSFAHVLESAPRLTRWSPALWREATVFNGQFLLFAIVGAPLDVAAVACPGLLAWLLREDRSAFSFALAATLLYALSLVLWFVLVKAANNVLATWVPGPIPDNFEAIRLRWETGHMAVTAAKAAGFVSLLVALLSIGRG, from the coding sequence ATGCGAATACATGGCTTCCTGCTGTTCTGGTCTGTCTTGACCGCCACCATCGCTGCGCTCAGCCTCGGACCGTCCTTCGCCCATGTCCTGGAATCGGCGCCCCGGCTCACCCGGTGGTCCCCGGCGCTTTGGCGCGAGGCGACCGTTTTCAATGGCCAGTTCCTGCTCTTCGCAATCGTTGGCGCGCCGCTGGATGTCGCGGCGGTCGCCTGCCCGGGACTGCTGGCATGGCTGCTGCGCGAGGATCGGTCGGCGTTCTCGTTCGCACTCGCCGCCACCTTGCTCTATGCGCTGTCCCTCGTGCTTTGGTTCGTTCTCGTCAAAGCGGCCAATAACGTTCTCGCCACCTGGGTGCCAGGCCCGATTCCCGACAATTTCGAAGCCATACGGCTGCGCTGGGAGACCGGCCACATGGCGGTCACGGCGGCCAAGGCTGCCGGTTTCGTTTCGCTGCTTGTCGCCCTGCTTTCGATCGGGCGTGGCTGA